A region from the Salvelinus fontinalis isolate EN_2023a chromosome 23, ASM2944872v1, whole genome shotgun sequence genome encodes:
- the LOC129820695 gene encoding T-lymphocyte activation antigen CD80-like → MYSFNKGEENRHQDNLYTNRTKAFGSEMSSGNISIKLSQVTLEDEQNGYWAFATLFGENDKHILELIKVCPATLHVAARFPTPSVTVNKTNMNATCSTQGGYPQPVVTWTIQDVLLAQNRTLDPWEVQTERPSDPESGLYTVWSQVNIRENQTVTCHIFNPVLRETVSKTTIVSSNQSINTDPAGEVQERFSLWIIGAITVFILFGVGVGGYLWYRKRCGASGGTKEVEGKNHQGNGSVETELLDKLL, encoded by the exons ATGTACTCGTTCAACAAAGGAGAAGAGAATCGACATCAGGATAACCTTTACACAAACAGAACTAAAGCCTTTGGGTCTGAGATGAGTTCTGGGAATATCTCTATCAAACTCAGCCAAGTCACACTTGAAGACGAGCAGAATGGCTACTGGGCTTTCGCTACACTGTTTGGCGAGAATGATAAGCATATCCTCGAGTTGATAAAAGTGTGTCCCGCTACCCTACATGTGGCAG CACGGTTCCCGACACCCAGTGTGACTGTGAACAAGACAAATATGAATGCCACGTGTTCAACCCAGGGGGGATACCCACAGCCAGTCGTCACATGGACCATCCAGGACGTCCTATTGGCTCAGAACCGCACTCTGGACCCGTGGGAAGTACAGACCGAAAGACCATCTGATCCTGAAAGTGGACTGTACACTGTTTGGAGCCAAGTGAATATAAGAGAAAATCAGACGGTGACCTGCCATATCTTCAACCCCGTTCTGAGAGAGACTGTGAGCAAGACAACCATCGTCAGCTCCAATCAGAGCATTAACACAGACCCTGCAG GTGAAGTTCAGGAACGCTTTTCTCTCTGGATTATTGGAGCTATTACAGTATTTATTCTGTTTGGCGTCGGTGTGGGGGGTTATTTATGGTACAGAAAAC GTTGTGGAGCCAGTGGTGGAACCAAAGAAGTTGAAGGGAAGAACCATCAAGGAAATGGTAGTGTTGAGACAGAGCTTTTGGACAAGTTACTGTAG